From the genome of Thermococcus chitonophagus, one region includes:
- a CDS encoding cation:proton antiporter, whose protein sequence is MDVFLELALILIIAKVFGYISLRLGFPAALGQLIGGIIIGPSLLDLVSYGPEVRLLAELGVIILLFLAGLETDVEEFKHVGLSAFIIAVMGVFFPLLLGYVLGLAFGFTDIQSLFLGGILTATSVGLTTSILMEMKKLRTKVGTTILAAAVVDDILGIMILTILVAMNVRGSVRVLDVIIILVEVALFFLAGIFLGHPAIREALKVSERITLPETVTAFALAIMLFFAYLAEKFQIAGITGAYLAGILVATTEEAKKITDRMITIGYSLFIPIFLVSIGIESDITVLLHAGLFAGLYSLVAIISKVIGCGIGALMMKFKPVEALQVGVGMVPRMEVALIMANIALREGVFDRGLFAIPVTMVVVTTLITPFLLKWAFSK, encoded by the coding sequence ATGGACGTATTCCTAGAATTGGCCCTGATCCTAATAATTGCGAAGGTCTTTGGATACATCTCACTTAGGCTCGGTTTTCCGGCTGCACTTGGCCAGCTCATTGGGGGGATAATAATAGGGCCCTCCCTTCTCGACCTCGTTTCTTACGGCCCCGAGGTGAGGCTGCTTGCAGAGCTTGGCGTTATAATCCTCCTATTCTTGGCTGGACTTGAAACCGATGTTGAGGAGTTCAAGCACGTTGGTCTCTCGGCCTTTATCATAGCTGTAATGGGTGTTTTCTTCCCCCTCCTTTTGGGCTACGTTCTCGGGCTGGCTTTCGGCTTTACTGATATTCAGTCCCTCTTCTTGGGAGGAATACTAACGGCTACGAGTGTTGGCTTGACAACGAGCATTCTAATGGAGATGAAGAAGCTGAGGACGAAAGTTGGGACTACGATACTTGCGGCGGCAGTAGTTGATGACATCCTGGGAATAATGATCCTAACGATATTGGTTGCAATGAACGTGAGGGGAAGCGTGAGGGTGCTTGACGTTATAATAATTCTCGTTGAAGTTGCCCTGTTCTTCCTCGCTGGCATATTCCTGGGGCACCCTGCAATTAGAGAGGCATTAAAGGTCTCCGAGAGGATAACCCTTCCAGAAACCGTAACAGCTTTCGCCCTAGCTATAATGCTCTTCTTCGCTTATCTGGCTGAAAAGTTCCAGATAGCTGGGATCACCGGGGCTTACCTCGCGGGGATATTAGTTGCAACTACCGAGGAGGCAAAGAAGATAACGGACAGGATGATAACCATAGGCTACTCCCTATTCATCCCGATATTCTTGGTCAGCATAGGGATAGAGAGTGACATAACCGTTTTGCTCCATGCAGGACTCTTTGCTGGCCTGTACTCGCTGGTTGCGATAATAAGTAAAGTAATTGGATGTGGAATTGGGGCGCTAATGATGAAGTTCAAGCCCGTTGAAGCCCTTCAAGTAGGGGTTGGAATGGTCCCCAGGATGGAAGTAGCTTTAATCATGGCAAACATAGCCCTTAGGGAGGGAGTGTTCGATAGGGGATTGTTCGCTATTCCCGTGACTATGGTAGTTGTAACAACATTAATTACTCCATTCCTTCTCAAGTGGGCG